The Desulfatitalea tepidiphila genome window below encodes:
- a CDS encoding acetolactate synthase catalytic subunit, translated as MKQRMIREPLEFSGTVADVLAKGLLRHGVSVVFGQSLPTALHLAARHYGIRQAWYRTENAGGAMADGFARISHRVGVVTAQNGPAATLLVPPLGEALKSSIPVVALIQDVALTQTDRNAFQEFDHLNMFSACSKWVRRLDQASRADDYLDMAFRAAASGRPGPAVLLLPADLLITQSQTGLVQRRLNLGHYPLTRSMPKRSEIEKAADLIIEADHPFVIAGGGVHTSDACKELALLQEAAALPIATTVMGKGCVDDAHPLSVGVVGYFMGTGSATKFQRDLLTQADLVVLVGNRTSQNDTDSWSLYPTQSRYIHIDVDPMEIGRNYEALPLLGDAKLILQELFEILKNRDLSKRQNTRADFERRIEQGKAAHQKELEQLAFSSKTPIRPEYVMAEIDLQLNPGTIVVADASYASIWVANYLRSRRPGMRFLTPRGLAGIGWGLPMAIGAKVAEPDTPVICIAGDGGFGHSWAEMEAARRMNLDLTLVILNNSILGYQKHAEDVKFGNHTDAVDMGAVDHAKISEACGCKGIRVHTPDQISPVLRNAMQEKGLVLIDILIDPEAHPPITSFEPVGD; from the coding sequence ATGAAGCAACGAATGATACGTGAGCCATTGGAATTTTCAGGGACAGTAGCCGATGTTCTGGCCAAGGGCCTCTTGCGTCACGGTGTGTCGGTAGTATTCGGCCAGAGCTTGCCGACAGCACTTCACCTGGCTGCTAGACACTATGGCATCAGACAGGCATGGTACCGCACCGAAAACGCCGGCGGTGCAATGGCTGATGGATTTGCTCGCATTTCTCACCGGGTGGGGGTAGTTACCGCACAGAATGGACCTGCAGCCACTTTGCTGGTACCGCCCTTGGGTGAAGCCCTGAAATCATCAATACCCGTCGTAGCCCTAATTCAGGACGTGGCCTTGACTCAAACCGATCGCAACGCTTTTCAGGAGTTTGACCATTTGAATATGTTCAGTGCCTGCTCCAAGTGGGTTCGACGGTTGGACCAAGCTTCACGAGCAGACGATTATCTGGACATGGCGTTTCGTGCAGCGGCGAGCGGTCGACCAGGCCCTGCAGTGCTACTACTGCCGGCCGATTTGCTGATCACTCAAAGTCAGACAGGGCTTGTACAGCGACGCTTGAACCTCGGTCATTATCCTTTGACGCGAAGCATGCCGAAACGATCGGAAATTGAGAAAGCTGCCGATCTGATTATCGAAGCCGATCATCCCTTTGTTATCGCCGGCGGTGGAGTTCACACATCCGATGCGTGTAAAGAGTTGGCCCTTCTCCAAGAGGCAGCAGCACTGCCCATTGCAACCACTGTCATGGGTAAAGGCTGCGTTGATGATGCTCATCCATTAAGTGTGGGGGTTGTTGGCTATTTTATGGGAACTGGTAGTGCTACCAAGTTCCAGCGAGATCTGTTGACCCAGGCTGATCTTGTGGTTTTGGTGGGTAACCGCACGAGCCAGAACGACACTGATAGTTGGTCCCTTTATCCTACTCAATCCCGTTACATCCACATCGACGTCGATCCCATGGAAATTGGGCGTAATTACGAAGCACTGCCACTCCTGGGCGATGCCAAACTGATCCTGCAAGAACTATTTGAAATTTTAAAAAACAGAGATTTGTCCAAACGTCAAAACACTCGAGCCGATTTCGAACGCCGTATCGAGCAGGGAAAGGCGGCACACCAAAAGGAACTAGAACAGCTTGCCTTTTCTTCTAAAACCCCCATACGACCTGAGTACGTCATGGCCGAAATTGACCTCCAGCTCAACCCTGGAACAATAGTGGTTGCCGATGCCAGTTACGCCTCCATCTGGGTTGCAAACTACCTGAGAAGCCGTCGACCCGGCATGCGCTTTTTGACACCTCGAGGCCTTGCAGGCATCGGCTGGGGGCTTCCAATGGCAATCGGCGCCAAAGTCGCTGAACCAGATACGCCTGTAATTTGTATTGCCGGTGATGGAGGCTTTGGCCATAGTTGGGCGGAGATGGAAGCGGCCAGACGCATGAATCTCGATTTAACCTTGGTTATTCTTAACAACAGTATTCTCGGATATCAAAAACATGCTGAGGATGTAAAATTTGGTAATCATACGGATGCCGTCGACATGGGGGCGGTCGATCATGCTAAAATCTCTGAAGCATGCGGATGTAAAGGCATCCGGGTACACACGCCGGACCAAATCTCGCCAGTGCTGAGGAATGCCATGCAAGAAAAAGGCTTGGTGCTTATTGATATCCTAATAGACCCTGAAGCCCATCCACCGATAACCAGCTTCGAACCGGTCGGGGATTAA
- a CDS encoding tyrosine-type recombinase/integrase — protein sequence MALKAGYIEKDPMSLISNLKTQKPEIMPLSMEEVRLFLDTVTPRYRDFFTIAFFTGMRFGEMAALKWRNVDFKLGVVRVRETLVDGEEGRPKTPSSVRDIKMLPPVIEAFRNQRKVTMGKTDYVFLNYYGRTLFHHSVNIHTWKPALKKCGLAERPLYQTRHTFATLMLDAGEQPGWVARMMGHSNLKMIHERYYSYIKNYQRDDGAAFMANVYASGDAPETQKIEPFDGVQKVVGVQN from the coding sequence ATGGCCTTAAAAGCCGGGTACATCGAAAAGGATCCCATGTCGCTGATCAGCAATTTAAAGACCCAGAAGCCGGAGATCATGCCCCTGTCGATGGAAGAGGTGAGGCTCTTTTTGGACACGGTGACGCCCCGGTATCGGGACTTTTTCACGATCGCGTTTTTCACGGGAATGCGTTTCGGTGAGATGGCCGCTTTGAAATGGCGCAACGTGGATTTTAAGCTGGGTGTGGTTAGGGTACGGGAAACATTGGTAGACGGCGAAGAGGGCCGGCCCAAGACACCGAGTTCGGTCAGGGACATCAAGATGCTGCCGCCGGTCATCGAAGCCTTTCGTAACCAACGCAAGGTGACGATGGGTAAAACCGATTATGTATTTTTGAACTATTACGGCCGCACCTTGTTCCACCACTCGGTGAACATCCACACCTGGAAGCCCGCGCTTAAGAAATGTGGTCTTGCCGAGCGTCCCTTGTACCAGACGCGGCACACTTTCGCCACGCTGATGCTCGATGCGGGGGAACAGCCGGGCTGGGTGGCCAGGATGATGGGTCACTCCAATCTGAAGATGATCCATGAGCGTTATTATAGTTACATCAAAAACTACCAGCGTGACGATGGGGCGGCTTTCATGGCAAATGTGTACGCATCAGGAGACGCTCCTGAGACGCAAAAAATTGAACCCTTCGATGGGGTCCAGAAGGTGGTCGGCGTTCAAAACTGA
- a CDS encoding acyl-CoA dehydratase activase-related protein, giving the protein MVFFRYCRHQGKTVETTRRIFNDALEKLGDVELDLAVTGSAGMGAAEFFGLPFVQEVVASAHVIEKFFPEARTFIEIGGEDSKIIFFDGSGRPDIRMNGSCAGGTGAFIDQMAVLLGVDVAELNVLAGKATNIYPIASRCGVFAKTDIQALLSRHVSREDVAASIFHSVALQVITALSRGREMERKILIGGGPLTFYPILRKAFANLLGIEHPDDLVLPDHPELLPAMGAAMVRNGKPCRGRISNFLSMSERGVSRATNSGTKRLPPLFASNYEFEIWQKRHERNLVPRIDLPEAKGKDLFLGVDSGSTTTKIVLVDEKGKLVLSYYGPNNGDPIQAVKKGLAEFRKKFVSAGFAPRITRTAATGYGESLIRTAFGLDDGLVETMAHYRAARRFEPDVSFILDIGGQDMKAIYIHDNAVAEIQINEACSSGCGSFIETFARSLGYSVQEFAEIACDSKSPFDLGTRCTIFMNSKVKQALREGATVGDISAGLAYSVIKNALYKVLKLKDVDVLGDKIVVQGGTFRNPAVLRALEVLLNKEVMRPDISELMGAYGAALTALANHRAHVVAAVAPQQEALKGPDRPGRETDDLVFEKLVMGSGFSKKEIRCRGCENQCRVLKLTFSNGNHFYTGNRCERRFSNNPDAQRKGRNLIDDQIRLLFERNTEPEGEPIFTYGIPRCLNMYENFPFWCAFLTTCGFRVVLSSESNFQLYEKGSSTVMSENICFPAKLAHGHIFDLAGKDIDRLFYPTVVYEEEEYADALNSYNCPVVTGYPDLLKSAVNPEKKFKIPLDNPSVSFKDFGLLKDQLYLFFRRFGINYRTISEGVEKGVKAQSNYKTELRSMAKTLLVRSEAERRTTVVLCGRPYHADPLVNHGVPDVLTELGVDVVSETALPLNADTVALEDVNVLTQWSYANRLYAAARWVTNTANAQMVQLTSFGCGPDAISADEVKEILRHGGKIHTLIKMDEIVNVGAVRIRLRSMLEAVKEKNGKTRAVGGGTMQTGRAVVGKSGKRTLIAPYFSPFYSPLVPSAFRPFGHRVEVLPPQDRESVEWGLKTINNDMCYPSVLVAGDIIKAFQSGRYDPEKTAVVMTQTGGQCRASSYVSLIKKALAAAGLDEVPIIAISNEEINAQPWFKIDKMGLIKRMGLGIIFADPLARMYLSTMVREKVPGTSKNLHEKYLFEMETGIENADYYYLLNLLKRAVADFNRVEINDKTVPRVGIVGEIFVKYNFFSNGNIIDWLSGQGVEVVLPPIQNFFAQRFINETYDQKAFFKRSLADRIKYRLLEIYSNYHVGQIERIMQGFRFYRKAHDLRKLAAITGEVVSLANQFGEGWLLTAEMIAMLNEGIDNIVCLQPFGCIANHITGRGMENKLREMFPHLNLLSLDMDAGASEVNMMNRLHFMVTAAREEVDREVGTQPAQKTARRFAIPDAWPRELDSFNAYTSLEVEKWRAWASNLGLWEKTRQMKRWVGM; this is encoded by the coding sequence ATGGTATTTTTCCGCTACTGTCGTCATCAGGGCAAAACAGTGGAAACAACACGGCGTATTTTCAATGACGCCCTTGAGAAACTTGGCGACGTGGAGCTTGATTTGGCGGTTACCGGATCGGCGGGGATGGGTGCGGCCGAATTCTTCGGCCTGCCGTTCGTGCAGGAAGTGGTGGCCTCCGCGCACGTCATCGAAAAGTTTTTCCCCGAAGCCAGGACATTTATCGAAATCGGCGGAGAAGACTCCAAAATAATATTCTTTGACGGCAGTGGCCGCCCCGATATCCGGATGAACGGAAGTTGCGCCGGCGGGACCGGTGCTTTTATCGATCAAATGGCGGTTCTCCTGGGTGTTGATGTAGCGGAACTGAACGTTCTGGCCGGAAAAGCCACGAATATTTATCCGATTGCGTCGCGGTGCGGCGTTTTCGCCAAAACCGACATCCAGGCCCTGCTGAGCCGCCATGTATCCAGGGAAGATGTGGCGGCTTCCATATTTCATTCGGTCGCCCTTCAGGTGATAACCGCCTTGTCCCGTGGACGGGAGATGGAAAGAAAAATACTGATCGGAGGCGGGCCGCTGACATTTTATCCAATCCTGCGGAAAGCCTTTGCAAATCTGCTCGGCATTGAGCATCCGGATGACCTGGTACTTCCGGATCATCCGGAACTGCTTCCCGCCATGGGAGCGGCCATGGTGCGCAATGGCAAACCATGTCGGGGCCGGATCAGCAATTTTTTATCCATGTCCGAGAGAGGTGTCAGCCGTGCAACCAACAGCGGCACCAAAAGGCTGCCCCCCCTGTTTGCAAGCAATTACGAATTTGAAATATGGCAAAAAAGGCATGAGCGAAATTTGGTTCCCAGGATTGACCTGCCTGAGGCAAAAGGAAAAGATCTTTTTTTAGGTGTGGATTCGGGGTCAACCACCACCAAGATCGTCCTTGTCGATGAGAAAGGCAAACTGGTTCTGAGCTATTACGGCCCCAACAACGGCGATCCCATCCAGGCGGTAAAAAAGGGACTGGCTGAATTCAGAAAAAAGTTTGTTTCTGCCGGCTTTGCCCCGCGGATCACCAGAACGGCGGCCACCGGCTATGGTGAAAGTCTCATAAGAACCGCCTTCGGGTTGGACGACGGCCTGGTTGAGACCATGGCGCATTACCGGGCGGCGCGGCGCTTTGAGCCGGATGTATCCTTTATTCTGGATATCGGCGGGCAGGACATGAAGGCGATCTATATTCATGACAACGCCGTGGCTGAAATTCAGATCAATGAGGCCTGCTCATCGGGATGTGGTTCCTTTATTGAGACGTTTGCCCGTTCGCTAGGGTATAGTGTCCAGGAATTCGCAGAGATTGCATGCGATAGCAAATCACCTTTTGATCTGGGAACCCGCTGCACCATCTTCATGAACTCCAAAGTGAAGCAGGCCCTTCGGGAAGGGGCGACGGTCGGCGACATTTCGGCAGGTTTGGCGTATTCGGTTATCAAAAATGCTCTGTACAAAGTGCTGAAGCTGAAGGACGTCGATGTCCTGGGGGACAAAATCGTAGTTCAGGGCGGAACATTTCGAAATCCAGCCGTATTACGCGCCTTGGAGGTGCTTCTGAACAAGGAGGTTATGAGACCGGATATTTCCGAGCTGATGGGAGCCTACGGTGCGGCCCTGACAGCCCTTGCCAATCATCGTGCGCATGTTGTGGCGGCCGTTGCTCCGCAGCAAGAAGCGCTGAAAGGTCCGGATCGGCCGGGACGGGAGACCGACGACCTGGTTTTTGAGAAATTGGTGATGGGAAGTGGTTTTTCAAAAAAGGAAATCCGCTGCCGGGGATGTGAAAACCAGTGCAGGGTTTTGAAGCTGACTTTCAGCAACGGAAACCATTTTTATACAGGGAACCGATGCGAGCGGCGCTTCAGCAACAATCCGGATGCTCAACGCAAAGGAAGGAACCTGATTGATGATCAGATAAGGCTCCTGTTTGAGCGAAACACGGAACCCGAAGGCGAACCGATTTTCACCTACGGTATCCCCCGCTGCCTGAACATGTATGAAAACTTTCCCTTTTGGTGCGCCTTTTTGACCACATGCGGCTTCAGGGTGGTTCTCTCGTCCGAGTCCAATTTCCAATTATATGAAAAGGGGTCTTCCACTGTCATGTCGGAAAACATCTGTTTCCCCGCCAAACTTGCCCATGGGCATATTTTCGATCTTGCCGGGAAAGACATCGACAGGCTGTTCTATCCGACCGTCGTCTATGAGGAAGAAGAATACGCAGATGCCTTAAACAGTTATAATTGCCCGGTGGTTACCGGATATCCCGATCTATTGAAGAGTGCTGTCAATCCAGAGAAAAAATTCAAAATCCCCCTGGACAATCCATCTGTCAGCTTTAAGGATTTCGGTTTGCTGAAAGATCAGCTTTATCTGTTCTTCAGGCGGTTTGGAATCAATTACCGCACGATATCGGAAGGGGTTGAAAAGGGCGTCAAGGCGCAATCGAATTACAAGACGGAACTCAGGTCCATGGCGAAAACGCTGCTGGTCAGGTCGGAGGCCGAGAGACGGACAACCGTTGTCCTCTGCGGCCGACCCTACCATGCAGACCCGCTTGTCAACCACGGTGTTCCGGATGTATTGACGGAACTCGGCGTGGACGTCGTCAGTGAAACCGCGCTTCCCCTGAATGCAGATACCGTCGCTCTGGAAGATGTCAATGTCCTGACCCAGTGGAGCTATGCCAACAGGCTGTACGCAGCGGCAAGGTGGGTAACAAACACGGCGAATGCCCAAATGGTTCAGTTGACCTCTTTCGGCTGTGGGCCGGATGCGATTTCGGCCGATGAGGTCAAAGAAATTCTGCGCCATGGCGGGAAGATTCATACCTTGATCAAAATGGATGAAATCGTCAACGTGGGCGCCGTCAGGATCAGACTGCGCTCCATGCTGGAAGCGGTGAAGGAAAAGAACGGCAAAACGAGAGCCGTAGGGGGCGGCACAATGCAAACGGGCCGGGCGGTTGTGGGCAAGTCCGGAAAGAGAACCCTGATCGCCCCCTATTTTTCACCCTTCTATTCACCGCTGGTCCCGTCGGCTTTCAGGCCCTTCGGTCACCGGGTTGAAGTCCTTCCGCCCCAGGACAGGGAGTCGGTTGAATGGGGACTTAAAACCATCAACAACGATATGTGCTACCCCTCTGTCCTGGTAGCCGGCGACATTATCAAGGCATTTCAATCAGGCAGGTACGATCCTGAAAAAACCGCTGTCGTCATGACCCAAACCGGCGGTCAATGCCGGGCATCCTCTTACGTGTCGCTTATCAAAAAAGCACTGGCCGCCGCCGGCCTGGATGAGGTTCCGATAATCGCTATATCCAATGAGGAAATCAATGCACAACCGTGGTTTAAAATAGATAAAATGGGGCTGATAAAACGGATGGGCTTGGGAATTATTTTCGCCGATCCCCTGGCCAGGATGTATTTATCAACAATGGTCAGGGAAAAGGTGCCCGGGACATCCAAGAACCTGCATGAAAAATATCTCTTTGAAATGGAAACAGGTATCGAGAATGCAGATTATTATTATCTTCTCAATCTTCTGAAAAGGGCCGTGGCGGACTTCAACCGGGTTGAGATCAACGACAAGACTGTCCCAAGAGTCGGGATCGTTGGAGAAATCTTCGTTAAATATAACTTCTTCTCCAACGGAAATATCATCGACTGGCTGTCCGGCCAGGGGGTGGAAGTGGTTCTTCCTCCTATACAGAATTTTTTCGCCCAGCGCTTTATCAATGAGACCTACGACCAAAAGGCCTTTTTTAAACGTTCTTTGGCGGATCGTATCAAGTACAGGCTGCTGGAGATATACTCAAATTACCATGTCGGCCAAATCGAGCGGATTATGCAGGGATTTCGTTTTTACAGAAAGGCTCATGACTTAAGAAAACTGGCGGCGATAACCGGCGAGGTAGTCAGTTTGGCCAATCAGTTTGGCGAAGGATGGCTTCTTACGGCTGAAATGATCGCCATGCTCAATGAAGGAATCGACAACATCGTCTGTCTCCAGCCCTTCGGCTGCATTGCCAACCACATCACCGGGCGGGGCATGGAAAACAAACTCAGGGAGATGTTTCCTCATCTGAACCTACTTTCACTGGACATGGATGCAGGGGCAAGCGAGGTCAACATGATGAACCGCCTCCATTTTATGGTGACAGCCGCACGGGAAGAGGTGGACCGCGAGGTGGGAACACAGCCGGCGCAGAAGACCGCTCGAAGATTTGCCATTCCCGATGCATGGCCGCGCGAACTGGATTCTTTCAACGCCTACACGTCTTTGGAGGTCGAAAAATGGAGGGCCTGGGCGTCCAACCTGGGACTGTGGGAGAAGACGCGGCAGATGAAGCGCTGGGTCGGCATGTAA
- a CDS encoding DUF2188 domain-containing protein, translating to MEGLGVQPGTVGEDAADEALGRHVTCSIAEFDGQKAEGITLRSSNEKQDAVDAGRKISQNQGTEFYIHGKDGKIQNVESSSFPRSPGFAPHERRSSSPIGRRSTRRSISLQRKSGSSRGIATAPRPTLYCQCIAGLRITIAPCRAVLMRSLSGMATATRPRLSSMPNGTKLPFSKCVATSNARLRKSKWPFRKSA from the coding sequence ATGGAGGGCCTGGGCGTCCAACCTGGGACTGTGGGAGAAGACGCGGCAGATGAAGCGCTGGGTCGGCATGTAACCTGCAGCATTGCTGAATTTGACGGTCAGAAGGCAGAGGGCATAACCCTCCGCTCGTCAAACGAGAAGCAGGATGCCGTCGATGCCGGGCGCAAGATCAGCCAGAATCAAGGCACCGAGTTCTACATCCACGGCAAGGATGGAAAGATCCAGAACGTGGAAAGCTCATCTTTTCCGAGATCACCTGGCTTTGCTCCACACGAGCGGCGGAGCTCCAGTCCCATTGGCAGACGGAGTACCCGGAGATCGATATCGCTTCAGCGAAAATCTGGCTCTTCGAGAGGGATAGCTACAGCCCCGAGACCTACTTTGTACTGCCAGTGCATTGCTGGCTTGAGAATTACTATCGCCCCATGCAGGGCCGTTTTGATGCGTTCCTTGAGCGGCATGGCCACAGCGACCAGGCCAAGGCTGTCGTCTATGCCGAACGGAACGAAATTGCCCTTTAGCAAATGCGTTGCGACGTCGAACGCTCGTCTGAGGAAATCGAAGTGGCCGTTCAGGAAATCCGCTTGA
- a CDS encoding amidohydrolase family protein: MVIDFHAHLFNRDWLPEKFWSDLTARAVAVRRRSGQPADREEIAGNLSKVFSDPHGDVLTAEMQNAGIDYTIIMPLDLGLELGECPVDIEEKNRLIAEITRHHAGVIGAFFGIDPRRKDGVELFEKAVRQWGMKGLKLDPAAGYYPNDRIVYPFYEKACELGVPVLCHTGAAIPPFRNKYCDPIYLDDVTLDFPDLNVVAAHMGFGWWQQTAFLISKKTNLWSDISGWQTVASRDYGLFCRYLRDFLTIAGSDNVLFATDGPAFRLYGLNNRQWVDLIQNLPEKAPPGITFTTAEIDAILSKNAMRLIGKV; this comes from the coding sequence ATGGTTATTGATTTTCACGCCCATCTTTTTAATCGTGATTGGTTGCCGGAAAAATTCTGGAGTGATCTTACAGCGCGTGCGGTAGCGGTTCGACGGCGCAGCGGTCAGCCCGCCGACCGTGAGGAAATTGCCGGAAACCTATCTAAGGTATTCTCGGACCCACATGGAGATGTTCTGACTGCCGAAATGCAAAACGCAGGTATTGATTACACGATTATCATGCCTCTTGATTTGGGGCTTGAGCTTGGCGAATGCCCAGTGGACATCGAAGAAAAAAATCGCCTGATCGCGGAGATTACCCGGCACCACGCGGGTGTCATCGGAGCATTTTTCGGTATCGACCCCCGTCGAAAGGACGGTGTGGAATTATTTGAAAAGGCCGTACGTCAATGGGGGATGAAAGGTCTTAAATTGGACCCTGCGGCAGGCTACTATCCCAATGACCGCATCGTATACCCCTTTTATGAGAAAGCATGTGAATTGGGGGTACCGGTACTGTGTCACACGGGTGCAGCCATTCCACCGTTTCGTAATAAATACTGTGACCCCATTTATTTGGATGATGTAACACTAGACTTTCCTGATTTGAATGTGGTGGCAGCTCACATGGGTTTCGGTTGGTGGCAACAGACAGCTTTCCTAATCAGTAAGAAAACCAATCTGTGGTCCGATATATCCGGTTGGCAGACGGTCGCCTCAAGGGATTACGGCCTGTTTTGTCGTTACCTCAGGGATTTTCTAACCATCGCCGGTTCGGACAACGTGCTGTTTGCCACCGATGGCCCGGCTTTCCGTCTCTATGGGTTGAACAATCGGCAATGGGTAGATCTTATTCAGAATCTTCCGGAAAAAGCCCCGCCGGGAATCACCTTCACCACCGCAGAGATCGATGCGATTTTGTCGAAAAATGCTATGCGCCTGATTGGCAAGGTATAA
- a CDS encoding ABC transporter ATP-binding protein, which translates to MSLLEINQLSVKYGDVAALTDISLTIEHGAIISLVGSNGSGKSTLINALSGLVPTHAGNVNFKGSPIAHIPAHKRVVMGLVQVPENRRLFPHMTVLENLEMGAMHPRVKTKRKENIDKVLHLFPALAERTMQTAGTLSGGEQRMVAIGRGLMSDPELLMLDEPSIGLAPIIVKDIFNTIVRINELGTTILLVEQDIHVSLKISSYSYVLENGAMVLSGPSAEILASEQVKKAYLGM; encoded by the coding sequence TTGAGCTTACTTGAAATCAATCAGCTGTCAGTCAAATACGGAGATGTCGCCGCTCTCACCGATATCTCCTTGACCATTGAACACGGCGCAATCATTTCCCTGGTGGGTTCCAACGGGTCTGGCAAATCCACGCTGATCAACGCTCTTTCCGGTTTGGTTCCCACCCATGCAGGCAATGTTAACTTTAAAGGGAGCCCCATCGCACACATTCCGGCCCACAAGCGGGTCGTAATGGGATTGGTCCAGGTGCCCGAAAACCGACGCTTGTTTCCCCATATGACCGTTCTTGAAAATCTCGAAATGGGTGCTATGCATCCTCGCGTCAAAACCAAACGCAAGGAAAACATCGATAAAGTACTCCATCTATTTCCTGCTCTTGCAGAGCGCACAATGCAAACGGCAGGCACCCTCAGCGGTGGTGAACAACGCATGGTGGCCATTGGCAGGGGGCTCATGTCCGATCCAGAACTGCTCATGTTGGATGAGCCTTCCATCGGTCTGGCACCAATCATTGTGAAAGATATTTTTAATACTATCGTCCGTATCAATGAGCTGGGCACCACCATTCTCTTGGTGGAGCAGGATATCCACGTCTCTTTGAAGATTTCCTCCTATAGCTATGTCTTGGAAAATGGTGCCATGGTCCTTTCAGGGCCAAGTGCTGAAATATTGGCTAGCGAGCAGGTAAAAAAAGCCTATCTGGGGATGTAA
- a CDS encoding Fic family protein produces MKRELQGRYVTISTVGEKAQAFVPAPLPPRPPIDWTPELRSKFDQALLALGRLDSVSTPLPDTSLFLYMYVRKEAVLSSMIEGTQSSLSDLLLFELDQEPGVPLDDVREVSNYVAALDHGLRLLEEGLPLSLRLFREIHGVLLTKGRGSNQTPGEFRRSQNWIGGTRPGNAAFVPPPAEEVLECMSKLELFLHDQPEPTPVLLKAALAHVQFETIHPFLDGNGRLGRLLIALLLCEQKVLREPMLYLSLYFKTHRQYYYELLNNVRMTGDWEAWLDFFSEAVIVTATQAVETAQQLLDLSNQDRDKISGLGRAAASTLQIHRALMEHPIATSGSLVEKTGITPTTVNKALGHLEQLGIVKELTAQKRNRLFSYAGYIEIMSRGTELPGR; encoded by the coding sequence ATGAAGCGAGAACTCCAAGGCAGATACGTGACCATATCGACGGTGGGTGAGAAGGCCCAGGCCTTCGTGCCCGCGCCGCTGCCGCCACGTCCACCCATCGACTGGACGCCGGAGCTGCGCAGCAAGTTCGACCAGGCGTTGCTCGCGCTCGGGCGGCTGGATAGCGTTTCGACCCCGCTGCCGGACACCTCGCTGTTCCTCTACATGTATGTTCGCAAGGAAGCGGTGCTTTCTTCCATGATTGAGGGAACCCAGTCGTCGCTGTCCGACCTGCTGCTGTTCGAGCTGGATCAGGAACCCGGCGTGCCGCTGGATGACGTGCGGGAGGTCAGCAACTATGTTGCGGCCCTTGACCATGGTCTGCGCCTGCTGGAGGAGGGGCTGCCACTGTCGCTGCGGCTGTTCCGCGAGATTCATGGTGTGCTGCTGACCAAGGGGCGTGGCAGCAATCAGACCCCGGGGGAGTTTCGTCGCAGCCAGAACTGGATCGGCGGCACCCGGCCGGGCAATGCGGCTTTCGTTCCGCCTCCGGCCGAAGAGGTACTGGAGTGCATGAGCAAGCTGGAGCTCTTCCTCCATGACCAGCCGGAGCCGACCCCGGTGCTGCTCAAGGCGGCGCTGGCCCATGTGCAGTTCGAGACGATCCACCCGTTTCTGGACGGTAACGGCCGTCTCGGTCGTCTGCTGATTGCGCTGCTTTTGTGCGAGCAGAAGGTGCTGCGGGAGCCGATGCTCTACCTCAGCCTCTATTTCAAAACACATCGCCAGTACTACTACGAGCTGCTCAACAACGTGCGTATGACAGGTGACTGGGAAGCCTGGCTCGACTTCTTCTCCGAGGCGGTGATCGTCACCGCCACCCAGGCGGTGGAAACGGCGCAGCAACTTCTCGACCTTTCGAACCAGGACCGCGACAAGATCAGCGGTCTCGGCCGGGCGGCTGCATCCACGCTGCAGATTCACCGGGCGCTGATGGAGCATCCCATCGCCACCTCAGGCTCGCTGGTGGAGAAAACCGGCATCACCCCAACGACCGTCAACAAGGCGCTCGGTCATCTGGAGCAGCTCGGCATCGTCAAGGAGTTGACCGCCCAGAAACGCAACCGCCTGTTCAGCTATGCGGGCTATATCGAGATCATGAGTCGCGGCACGGAACTGCCGGGCAGGTAG